A window of Fusarium oxysporum Fo47 chromosome II, complete sequence genomic DNA:
CAAAATAATTCACCTCTCCCTTCTGCACAAATCCCAACTTCTCAAATAAAGCCCTGCTTCCTTTATTCccctccttgatcttgaccatCAAGCCCTTCAGTTCTTTTGCTCCATACTCTGCTAGTATTCCGTCTAAGTGCTTTTGGATATAGACGAGCAATGCACAAACTGCTGCTTGCCCTAAACCTTGGCCGCGATGTGAGGGCGATGCGATCATGACGTCTACTTCACCTGTAACCCATCCTTCTGTGTTTGTCTCTGTGTCTTCATCGTCGGATTCAAACGGGTATAGAAAGAAGTTGATATCGCCTCGCATAAGAGGGTCTGCATCCGCGGTGCCGGCTTTCACAAGTGATACATCTTCGGCGAGCGGTGCGCAGACGATAAAGGTGAGTTTATCAGACGATGTGCGCCATGACTGCTGGTTCTCATATTCCTCATCCAAAGTCATGGGCTCTGAAGCTGTAGCTTCTTGGATATCCTGAGACGTGTTAGTATGTGAGATTCTGGTGATGGTGAGAGCTTACAGGATCTTGCATCCATGCGTGGTATTGCTTCACATGATGCGCCTCGTATGGAACGAGCAAGGCTTTACTTGTTGAGATGGCTATTACGTATCAGTACACGTGCGTTTTATGAAGAGCCTGGTGTTTACCTATATTCTGGTTGATCTTCATTGTGATTTTGTGAGGTGTAAGTTGTGAGGTGAATATTCATAGTTCAACACCATTGGTGAAAAAGTCGAGTCAAAATGGGGCACCAAAATCTTTCTTACAACCACAACCAGAGGTAAATGCAGGATAACATGCCAACGCTTTCTTTATATTGTACATATTTTACATGTTTCGTTACACTGATTCACATCCATCATTCTTTAGTCTCAGGCTCTTTGGTTTCAGCCTCCTTAGTCTCGGCTTCCTTAGTCTTAGGCTCTTTGGTCTCAACCTGTTGGGTCTTTTCAGCCTCTAGAGCCTTTTGAGCCTCCTTCGCCAACGCTGCCACCACACGACCCAATCGATTCTTTGGCCCTTCCATCCCAGCCACAACTTCAGCATCAGGCAGCTCAATGCCCGCGACAGGAGGGAACATAGACCCAAAGGCATCAGGTTGTCTACTCACAAGAGCAGGTCCTGTGCCATAATCGAGATCAGCGTTAGCGCGAGCATACTCGACGGTACGTCGCTCTGGCTTGACACCTAGACCATCGAGTAGCTGGGTAGCCTTTTCGGGCATGACAGGTTGCAGAAAGATGCCTGCAATGCGCAGAGCTTCGGCTGATCGGTAAATAACCCAATTGAGCCGGGTTTGCGCATTTTCAtccgacttcttctctttcacaATCTTCCAGGGTGCAGTCTCTGAAATAAAGCGGTTGGTCTAGAGACAGGTCAGTCACTGGTCGTCAAATGGAGAAGGAATACTCACGTCCTGGAGAAGCGAAAAGATACACCGCAGGGCATGGTTCACTTGATTGTTATCCATGTTGGTTCGAATTTCTTCCGGTAGGCACTGCAGACTCTTCTCGAGACTTAAAAAGTCGGACCCAGGAGAAGTCGTAGGCAAGATGTCTTTGAGGTTCTCAAACTTCCCAGCCTTCGCAAATTCAACTGCCTCAATCGTACTCCATTTATTATTCCTGACACGAGAAATTCGGTTGAACAGGTTACCAATGTTGGCCTGAAGGTCCTTCTCGTAGATAGCAGCGATAGATTCGTTCGCGTAGTCCATGTCGCCCTTGTAACTGCCATTTCGCATGAGGAAGTATCGCAAAGCGTCGAGACTCCAGCGCTGAACGGCGAAGAAAGGGTTGACGACGTTGCCGATGGATTTTGACATTTTGCGGTTCGACATGGTCCAGTGGTTGTGGCAGAGGATCTGCTTAGGTAGGGGAAGACCTGCGGCCATGAGAAGAGCAGGCCAGTAGATCGCATGGAATCGAATGATGTCTTTGCCGACGATGTGCATGTCTGCTGGCCAGATTCCCGTGTCCTTATCACCAACCTGCCACTTTGTGCCGAACCCAGATGTGGTTAAATAATTAACAAGAGCGTCCACCCAAACGTAGATAGTGTTGTTGGGATCTTCGGGATCCTTGATTCCCCAGTTCAGTCTTGTTGCAGGGCGAGTGATGGAGAGCTCCtcaagatgatcttgaaccCAGTTGCGCACTTCATTCATACGATGAGCTGGTTGAATCCATGTCGGGTTCTCGTCATAGAACTGAAGCAATTTCTCCTTATACTTGGACAACGGGAAAAACCACGTATCTTCCGAAACCCATTCAACCTCATTGCCTGACTCTGTGCTGACCATGATCTTGCGCCCTGTTTGAGGAGAAACGCTTGGCTGGACAAGATCTTCAGGATAGAAGCACTCATCACTGACACAGTACCATCCCTCATGCTTTCCCTTGTACAGACCCAATCCCTCAGGTGCGCgagccttgagaagaagccaaaacTGCTGTACAACATCTTTATGTTCTTGATCGGTGGTTCGGATGAAGAAATCGTGCGAGATGTTGGCATGTTCGGCGAGGTCTTTGAACTTGTTGGAGTTGTTGTCGCAGAATTCCTTCGGTGGCAATCCTTCTTTCAGAGCTGCTTGCTGGATCTTCATGCCATGTTCATCAGTGCCTGTAGCCAGGTAGGCCTCATGGCCGCTGATTTGCTTCCATCGTTTAATGACATCTGCCAGAACCATGGTGTACAGATGGCCAATATGAGGAGCTACACAGCAATTAGATATGACAAAGCTACGAGACATCAAACTCACCAGCATTGACATAAAAGATCGGCGTTGTCACGTAAAATGGCTTCTCTTTGCCTGTCGACTCAGTGCTATTCGAACGGCGCCATTGTGAGGTTGGCGCATAGGCTCGGCATCCTAGGCGACTCAAGTTGGGTTGACAGGCCAATCTAGACTTTAATTGGCGTAGGCCTTGTAATGATTGAAACCTGAAGGCCCTCATGGCACCTGAGAGCTTCTAAAGCTACTATTCTTGCTGTAATTCTGAGCGGAATGTGGGGATATAGAAGTGCAGCTGCAAAGCTTCATCCGATAAGCTAAAAAGTGTACCGTGTGAGTAAGGTTTGTGATAACTGTGCGCCTGCATCATCGCAGGCATCTTTTTTGAAACTCTGCCTGGAACTGTTTACTTTTGCGACAACCTTAAAGTTTCCTGACCTATTTGTGcccgtcttcttcctcccactCAATCCTTTCCTCCAATCATCAATACACACACAAACACGACCATGTCAGCCCCAACTCTAGCAACAGAGGTGCAAACCTCCAGCGATGGTAggccatcttcatcatcatacAGCGAAAGCAATAGCTAACAAACTCAGCTGCTGAAATCTTCACCAGCAACTATTACCAAGCCATAAACCGACAAAACAACATCCTCCCATTCTACATAAACTCCTCCCAAAGATACCCAATTGCCGCAGACATCTCCATCAACGGTGCTGTCCTCCCAACACCAGCCGACTACTCCAAACTCCTCGAAGCGCAAGGCAAAGACGCACACTATGAAATCGAATCCTTCGACGCACACGTCCTCAACCCAAATTTCACAATGGGCGCGCCCGAAAACATCTTCGACAGCGcgaaaaaggagaagaacgGTGACAAGATGTCTATCCTCGTTACTGTTATGGGCAGGGTACAATTCGGAAAGGGCAGAGAGGCGCCTCAAAAGATGTTCAACGAGACCTTTGTTCTCGTACCGAACTGGGAATCTATGGTCAAGAACCCTCCGAAGGGTGTCAAGAAATGGCTGGTCATGTCTCAGAACTTCCGCGCCCTGTAGGGCTGGGCGGAGAGTGAAGAGATACCGATTAGAGAGGAAACAGAGTTTGAGAGAAGCTTTGGAAAGATCAAGCGTGCGTTGAATGAGGATAACAGTCACGCAAACTCGGCCAAGAAACCCCATGGCCAGAAGCCATAGGGGCAGGTCGTGCCACTCGGGGTAGAAGATCATGAACGAAAGATCCAGATCGAACGGGGGAGAACTGGACTTTGATGAGGCATGAAAGACGAGCCGGTATCATAGCACATAGAACAATAGGGCATTCGGATGAACTCAGATGATAGGCTTTCATCCAAGTATCGGTTAATTTAGACATCAAACCAACAAGTAACTCATTttacaccaccaacaactgTTTGCCAACACTACATAACAAATATCCGAGCTCAACCACTTCTTGCACGTATTCATATTGTTCTTCAACGAGGCTTCAAGAacaatagcttcattttggcGGGGTATCCTCCCCTGCACATGCATCAATCCCCATACAGCAAAAAAAACAGTAGAACCAGTGACAAAACCCCACCAATCCATCACAAACGTAGCtctccaactccaacaatGCCACCCAAGACAAAAGCCAGCTCCAAGGCCCCGAACCCCGAGCCCAGAGGTATGCCCTTTTGATTCGGCCTCTATATATCTGTCTAACATTTCCCAGCCGCTCCAGAATCTCCCCCAGACACCATCGCCCAGCGTTCGCAGCAGCGCTTCTTCCAGACGAATCCTATCGAGAACCGTCGTCAGCAAGTCGGTTTATCGGCTCTTACTCccgctgagaagaagacataCGCACACGTTAACCTTATCCATCCCGCTGTAAACCGCCGAGTACCCTTTTCCAACAAGACAGAGCGTGAGTTCTGGAAGTTCGTTACAAAAGAGGGTCTACCTATTCGCAGACTTCCCCGCGACTACGCCTGGGGAAAAGACCGTTCCGGACGAGATATCGGGACATATTCGCCcgacgagcttgagcagcGCACCTTGAAGCACGCAAAGCTCACATCGCTACAAATACAGCACCGTcagtttctcaagaagcgAGAGAAGCAGCTCGAAGTAACCACAGAGGAAATCGCCGCTGAAAAGACGAGAAGAAAAGCTATGGCTGCGCTCAAGAGGGACTTGTACGGGGAGATCACGGGAAGTCTGGCCCAGGATCCTGAATGGGACGATGTCATCCCCATCCCGCAGAATGAGCCCGAAGGCGCCCTCGCGCAGATTGCCTACCCGGACGACTACGCCGAGGGTACGTCCGTTTGATGCCCAGGCCTTAAAGGAGTGACTGACTGAACAGCATCATAGCCGTATCCTACCTTCGCGCCGTCATGGCTGCAGACGAGTGCTCTCCCCGAAGTCTGCGTTTGACAGAGCACGTCATTTCCATGAATCCAGCACACTACACTGTCTGGTTGTTCCGCTTCAAGATTATCTCGGTACTCAAGCTCAGCATTCCTGATGAGATCACATGGTTGAACGAGGTTGCTCTCAGCAATCTCAAGAACTACCAGATTTGGAACCATCGCCAGCTCCTGATGGACCACTACTATCCTCTTATCGAGGAGGATACTGCGACTGTTCGTCAGCTGGCTCGTTCTGAGACGCAGTTCATCACAAAGATGCTGGAATCAGATGCCAAGAACTACCATGTTTGGTCGTATCGCCAGTACCTCGTCTCCAAGTTGTACATGTGGACTATGAGtgagcttctttccaccCAAAACCACATTGAAGAGGATGTACGAAACAACTCAGCTTGGTCGCACCGCTTCTATCTTGTCTTCTCAGACCCCACAGCCTCCACCCCTGGATCAGGACCTACGGAAGCAGACCCCCGCGTTCCAGCAGAGACAATTGATCGAGAGATCAACTACTCCAAAGAGAAGATTGATCTAGCGCCGCAGAATCAGTCTCCGTGGAACTATGTCTTTGCTGTTCTGACCAAGGGCTCTCGTCCCCTATCCTCCTTTAAAGAGTTCGCCGAGAAGTTTGTCACTGCACTGGGAGAGGAAGGAGAAGAGGTCCGCAGTTCACATGCGCTTGATTTCTTGGCCAAATTGTACGATGAAGAGGGTGACAAGGAAAAGGCTGAGCTGTGTCTACGACGACTTGGTGAGAAATGGGATCCTGTACGAGAGGGATATTGGAAATACCGTGTGACACTGCTGAAGAGCGGTCAGAGCGCAAAGGAGTAGTTGGAGATGTTttgatatgatatgatttgATACCTCAAGCCCTGAATTGTAGTCCTATTATACATCGAATGCCCAGAGACCCGGAGTACGGTGCCCTAACGGAGTGAATAGAAAGAACATGTCGCATTACTAGATTATAATCATATATATGCCAAAAACTCCCACCAAACAGGCCTTTTCCACCGCTTCTTCAAGTCCTAGTCATGTTTGACCTCGCATGGC
This region includes:
- a CDS encoding GNAT domain-containing protein, encoding MKINQNIAISTSKALLVPYEAHHVKQYHAWMQDPDIQEATASEPMTLDEEYENQQSWRTSSDKLTFIVCAPLAEDVSLVKAGTADADPLMRGDINFFLYPFESDDEDTETNTEGWVTGEVDVMIASPSHRGQGLGQAAVCALLVYIQKHLDGILAEYGAKELKGLMVKIKEGNKGSRALFEKLGFVQKGEVNYFGEILMTIEWDEILRRDWWKGAGEEFREVRYEMVE
- a CDS encoding methionine--tRNA ligase MSM1: MVLADVIKRWKQISGHEAYLATGTDEHGMKIQQAALKEGLPPKEFCDNNSNKFKDLAEHANISHDFFIRTTDQEHKDVVQQFWLLLKARAPEGLGLYKGKHEGWYCVSDECFYPEDLVQPSVSPQTGRKIMVSTESGNEVEWVSEDTWFFPLSKYKEKLLQFYDENPTWIQPAHRMNEVRNWVQDHLEELSITRPATRLNWGIKDPEDPNNTIYVWVDALVNYLTTSGFGTKWQVGDKDTGIWPADMHIVGKDIIRFHAIYWPALLMAAGLPLPKQILCHNHWTMSNRKMSKSIGNVVNPFFAVQRWSLDALRYFLMRNGSYKGDMDYANESIAAIYEKDLQANIGNLFNRISRVRNNKWSTIEAVEFAKAGKFENLKDILPTTSPGSDFLSLEKSLQCLPEEIRTNMDNNQVNHALRCIFSLLQDTNRFISETAPWKIVKEKKSDENAQTRLNWVIYRSAEALRIAGIFLQPVMPEKATQLLDGLGVKPERRTVEYARANADLDYGTGPALVSRQPDAFGSMFPPVAGIELPDAEVVAGMEGPKNRLGRVVAALAKEAQKALEAEKTQQVETKEPKTKEAETKEAETKEPETKE